A window of Castanea sativa cultivar Marrone di Chiusa Pesio chromosome 1, ASM4071231v1 contains these coding sequences:
- the LOC142620084 gene encoding glucan endo-1,3-beta-glucosidase 11-like yields the protein MDLCRFHYCFSGIIFFSGIVFPVMVASIGVNYGQIANNLPLPENVVPLVKSIGATKVKLYDADPRVLQAFANTGVEFIVGLGNDLLGKMKDVDKAQTWVKTNVQAYLPATKISSIFVGNEVLTFNDTTLTGCLVPAMQSVHTALVNLGLDKQVSVTTAHSLAILETSYPPSSGAFRRDLTSCITPILNFHAKTGSPFLINAYPYFAYKASPKQVSLDFVLFQQNQGIIDPSTNLHYDNMLFAQIDAVYAALAALGYKKLPVHISETGWPSKGDEDEAGATPDNAKKYNGNLMKLMSQKKGTPMKPDSDLNIYVFAMFNENMKPGPTSERNYGLFKPDGTPVYSLGIALSNSTFSNTTSFGGSSGSSDTPASSQGSSSTGYLTISSANTKRYPLVGPVSFFFMFMIKLLLIS from the exons ATGGACCTCTGTAGATTTCACTACTGCTTTTCAGGAATCATTTTCTTCTCAG GCATTGTGTTTCCTGTAATGGTTGCTTCAATTGGAGTAAACTATGGACAAATTGCAAACAATCTACCATTACCAGAAAACGTAGTACCTCTAGTGAAATCAATTGGTGCCACCAAAGTCAAGCTTTACGATGCAGATCCAAGAGTTCTCCAAGCGTTTGCTAACACTGGTGTGGAATTCATAGTGGGTTTGGGCAATGACTTGTTGGGCAAAATGAAAGATGTAGACAAAGCTCAAACTTGGGTCAAGACCAACGTCCAAGCCTACCTCCCAGCTACCAAAATCTCCTCCATTTTTGTTGGTAATGAAGTCTTAACCTTCAATGATACCACTCTCACTGGTTGTCTTGTCCCTGCAATGCAAAGCGTACACACTGCACTTGTTAATCTTGGGCTAGACAAGCAAGTTAGTGTCACTACTGCTCACTCCTTAGCTATTCTTGAAACGTCATATCCTCCCTCTTCCGGAGCTTTTCGACGCGATTTGACCAGCTGCATAACCCCGATCTTGAACTTCCATGCCAAAACAG GTTCACCATTCCTCATCAACGCATACCCATACTTCGCATACAAGGCAAGCCCAAAACAAGTGTCGTTGGACTTTGTTTTGTTCCAACAaaaccaaggaattatagatcCATCAACAAATCTCCACTATGACAACATGTTGTTCGCACAAATAGACGCAGTTTATGCAGCACTAGCTGCCTTGGGTTACAAGAAACTACCCGTTCATATTTCGGAGACGGGTTGGCCATCCAAAGGTGATGAAGACGAGGCCGGTGCAACCCCAGATAACGCAAAGAAGTACAATGGGAATTTGATGAAGCTTATGAGCCAAAAGAAAGGGACACCTATGAAACCTGACTCAGACCTCAACATTTATGTGTTTGCTATGTTCAACGAGAACATGAAGCCTGGTCCAACTTCAGAAAGGAATTACGGGTTATTTAAGCCTGATGGAACACCTGTGTACTCGCTTGGAATTGCCTTAAGCAACAGTACATTTAGTAACACTACAAGTTTCGGTGGATCTAGTGGGAGTTCTGACACGCCAGCCTCGTCACAAGGCAGTTCTTCCACTGGTTATTTGACCATTTCGTCTGCTAATACG AAAAGATACCCATTGGTTGGCCCAGTAtcctttttctttatgtttatgATCAAATTGTTGCTGATTAGCTGA
- the LOC142620065 gene encoding uncharacterized protein LOC142620065 isoform X3, which produces MTGRSQRCKSTDPPDDWVDESWTVDCVCGVNFDDGEEMVNCDECGVWVHTRCSRYVKGDDIFVCDKCKIKNNRNVSEETEVAQLLVELPTKTMRMENSFATNGPPRRPFRLWTDIPIEERVHVQGIPGGDPGLFSGLSSVFTPELWKCTGCVPKKFNFQYREFPCWDEKNEGDSRIEDENENPVDKGAGVLFSLSKERVLATAPVTAFIGLRGRGEEGGGDRKAPLKEMKKWESEEFDARRVQNGAKKERSLLRPVVVQANKRKKEDLGPSKDRNGKKKVRISEKEADARKRGSHSSKTEVRSLLKMKVRVLRTRI; this is translated from the exons ATGACGGGTCGGTCACAGCGGTGTAAGAGTACGGACCCACCGGACGATTGGGTTGACGAGTCATGGACTGTAGATTGTGTGTGCGGTGTCAATTTCGACGACGGGGAGGAGATGGTGAATTGTGATGAGTGTGGCGTGTGGGTGCACACGCGGTGCTCGCGGTATGTGAAGGGGgatgatatatttgtgtgtgaTAAATGTAAGATTAAGAATAATAGGAATGTTAGCGAGGAGACTGAGGTTGCTCAGTTGTTGGTTGAGCTTCCTACTAAGACTATGAGAATGGAGAATTCTTTTGCGACTAATGGGCCACCTCGCCGCCCTTTTAGGCTTTGGACTGATATTCCCATTGAGGAGAGGGTACATGTTCAGGGGATTCCGGGTGGTGATCCCGGATTGTTTAGTGGGTTGTCGTCCGTTTTTACTCCTGAGTTGTGGAAATGTACCGGGTGTGTGCCCAAGAAGTTTAATTTTCAGTATAGGGAGTTTCCTTGTTGGGATGAGAAGAACGAGGGTGATTCTAGGATTGAGGATGAAAATGAAAATCCTGTTGATAAGGGGGCTGGGGTCTTGTTCTCCTTGTCGAAAGAGAGAGTTTTGGCTACTGCACCTGTTACAGCTTTCATTGGCTTGAGAGGCAGGGGTGAGGAAGGTGGTGGGGATAGGAAGGCCCCTTTGAAGGAGATGAAGAAGTGGGAGAGTGAGGAATTTGATGCTAGACGTGTGCAGAATGGTGCGAAGAAGGAGAGGAGCTTACTTCGACCTGTTGTAGTACAAGCCAATAAGCGGAAGAAAGAAGATTTGGGGCCATCTAAAGATCGGAACGGGAAGAAGAAAGTTAGAATTTCTGAGAAAGAGGCAGATGCAAGGAAGAGAGGCTCACATTCTTCTAAAACAG AGGTCCGAAGTTTATTAAAGATGAAAGTAAGAGTATTAAGAACAAGAATTTGA
- the LOC142617716 gene encoding granule-bound starch synthase 1, chloroplastic/amyloplastic-like — protein MATVTTSHFVSSSHINCHGTSGSESKVNFGLRSQAMTHNGLRLLNKLDILKMRTQTKAIARPARSTVSKTEKDRPNGKIVCEQGMNLVFVGAEIGPWSKTGGLGDVLGGLPPAMAAKGHRVMTVSPRYDQYKDAWDTSVLVEMKVGDRIETVRFFHCYKRGVDRVFVDHPMFLEKVWGKTGSKIYGPRAGLDYKDNQLRFSLLCQAALEAPRVLKLKSSEYFSGPYGEDVIFIANDWHTALLPCYLKTMYKSRGLYKNAKVAFCIHNIAYQGRFPFSDFSLLNLPDQFKSSFDFIDGYEKPVKGRKINWMKGGIIESDRVLTVSPYYAQELVSGIDKGVELDNIIRKTGITGIVNGMDVQEWNPSRDKYIDIKYDSTTVMDAKPLLKEALQAEVGLPVDQNIPLIGFIGRLEEQKGSDILVEAISKFIGQDVQIIILGTGKKPMEKQIEQLEVLYPNSARGVAKFNVPLAHMMIAGADFMLIPSRFEPCGLIQLHAMRYGTVPIVASTGGLVDTVKEGFTGFHMGAFNVECDAVDPADVTAVATNVKRALATFGTPVLKEMIQNCMAQDFSWKGPARQWEKMLLSLDVAGSEPGIEREEIAPLAKENVATP, from the exons AGGTTGTTGAACAAGCTAGATATACTAAAGATGAGAACCCAAACAAAAGCAATTGCTAGGCCAGCAAGAAGCACAGTGAGTAAAACTGAGAAGGACAGACCTAATGGGAAAATTGTATGTGAACAAGGAATGAACTTGGTGTTTGTGGGAGCTGAGATAGGTCCATGGAGCAAGACTGGTGGACTTGGTGATGTTCTTGGAGGACTTCCACCTGCAATGGCA gctaaggggcaCCGTGTTATGACTGTGTCTCCACGCTATGACCAATACAAAGATGCATGGGACACAAGTGTTCTAGTTGAG ATGAAAGTTGGGGatagaattgaaaccgttcgcTTCTTCCACTGCTATAAACGAGGAGTTGATCGTGTATTCGTGGATCACCCAATGTTCCTCGAAAAG GTATGGGGAAAAACTGGATCCAAAATCTATGGCCCTAGGGCTGGTCTGGATTACAAGGATAACCAGCTGCGATTCAGCTTGTTGTGCCAG GCTGCTCTGGAGGCACCAAGGGTTCTGAAGTTGAAAAGCAGTGAATATTTCTCCGGACCATATG GGGAGGATGTTATCTTCATTGCCAATGATTGGCACACTGCTCTTCTTCCATGCTACCTAAAAACAATGTACAAATCAAGGGGACTTTATAAAAATGCCAAG GTTGCTTTCTGCATTCATAACATAGCTTACCAGGGAAGATTCCCCTTCTCAGACTTTTCACTTCTCAATTTGCCTGATCAATTCAAGAGTTCTTTTGACTTTATTGATGG CTATGAGAAGCCAGTGAAAGGAAGGAAAATCAATTGGATGAAGGGTGGAATAATAGAATCGGACAGGGTCCTGACTGTGAGCCCATACTATGCCCAGGAACTTGTTTCTGGAATTGACAAGGGTGTGGAATTGGATAACATCATTCGTAAGACTGGCATCACTGGTATTGTGAATGGGATGGATGTTCAAGAGTGGAATCCTTCCAGGGACAAATACATTGATATTAAATATGATTCCACAACT GTTATGGATGCAAAGCCTCTATTGAAGGAAGCCCTTCAAGCAGAAGTTGGGTTGCCTGTTGACCAAAACATCCCTTTGATAGGCTTCATTGGAAGACTAGAAGAGCAGAAAGGTTCAGATATTCTAGTAGAAGctatttcaaagttcattgggCAGGATGTTCAAATTATAATCCTT GGAACTGGCAAAAAGCCCATGGAGAAGCAAATTGAACAGCTGGAGGTACTATATCCCAACAGTGCCCGGGGTGTGGCAAAATTTAACGTCCCCTTAGCTCATATGATGATTGCTGGGGCTGATTTTATGCTGATCCCAAGTAGATTTGAACCCTGTGGTCTCATTCAGTTACATGCCATGCGATATGGAACG GTACCTATTGTTGCCTCAACCGGTGGACTTGTTGATACTGTCAAAGAAGGATTTACAGGATTCCATATGGGAGCTTTCAATGTTGAA TGTGATGCAGTTGATCCAGCTGATGTAACTGCAGTAGCCACTAATGTCAAGAGAGCTCTTGCAACTTTCGGTACCCCTGTTTTGAAAGAGATGATCCAGAATTGCATGGCCCAAGATTTTTCATGGAAG GGACCAGCCAGACAATGGGAAAAGATGCTGCTGAGCCTGGATGTTGCTGGCAGTGAACCTGGAATTGAAAGGGAGGAGATTGCTCCTCTTGCCAAGGAAAATGTTGCCACTCCTTGA
- the LOC142620065 gene encoding uncharacterized protein LOC142620065 isoform X1: MTGRSQRCKSTDPPDDWVDESWTVDCVCGVNFDDGEEMVNCDECGVWVHTRCSRYVKGDDIFVCDKCKIKNNRNVSEETEVAQLLVELPTKTMRMENSFATNGPPRRPFRLWTDIPIEERVHVQGIPGGDPGLFSGLSSVFTPELWKCTGCVPKKFNFQYREFPCWDEKNEGDSRIEDENENPVDKGAGVLFSLSKERVLATAPVTAFIGLRGRGEEGGGDRKAPLKEMKKWESEEFDARRVQNGAKKERSLLRPVVVQANKRKKEDLGPSKDRNGKKKVRISEKEADARKRGSHSSKTAFTPTSDAKQLEFYEDRGPKFIKDESKSIKNKNLKVSVVPEHVPDGNLAVDNNVEQLKNNLATIAHSSEALPSDFPRCVSSAGAGLKGEKDSDQVPIAVESSPKIVDGVASLLESNVAGVPIKEEGASGSNDNIENSAEVSARNDVKPPIEDLASSAPEIKDDQILQDFNSDASLSSVQPNVKVKNEEDDENSRGLSNTRSSPLGDAKETGISSEQMSENSKMTDAVVTSSQSRDHKAQDAERSLDGLIDHHTDKFDELSGGPCQLKRELVGSEGSAAAKNIPLDAKHGLVSAEERPRSGGAILNAPVLSNQRKMVVCVGKSSSTSSTIMISKPSSTDDSKPVDAQNLNPITKQRVTPDSNLSNKKDRALSDVVKDEEKDDLPRNAEKERPKSSENSALKASHSSRVSHDSVPKRTVSDSKDNSSSKDKVSSAQNISAATGPGEPAVSLHQQKSLHAQNKTHSSGLPQRGEKFNQANFQLSSKMNQNHGPSTHPPPSNSPAILSDEELALLLHQQLNSSPRVPRVPRMRHAGTLPQLSSSSATSILIKRSSSSAGKDHNLVSRRKYKDASKDGFRSSREHDDEAKRTDRVPSSSDQRRQDMVHTADASTKSEENGSPTVFHSVKKNIPPASTATTNSGPSSSTEANERNLSSIRNSPRNTSDDDTGADGVPVHRTLPGLINEIMSKGRRMTYEELCNAVLPHWHNLRKHNGERYAYSSHSQAVLDCLRNRHEWARLVDRGPKTNSSRKKRKSDADESEDNEYGKSRTAKEVDGKSLDSQREEYPKGKRKARKRRRLALQGRGIKDIRKTRKADMISDEDVGQFSDSSEESTFSEDEIQGGGSCPLGSEASASLDETG; this comes from the exons ATGACGGGTCGGTCACAGCGGTGTAAGAGTACGGACCCACCGGACGATTGGGTTGACGAGTCATGGACTGTAGATTGTGTGTGCGGTGTCAATTTCGACGACGGGGAGGAGATGGTGAATTGTGATGAGTGTGGCGTGTGGGTGCACACGCGGTGCTCGCGGTATGTGAAGGGGgatgatatatttgtgtgtgaTAAATGTAAGATTAAGAATAATAGGAATGTTAGCGAGGAGACTGAGGTTGCTCAGTTGTTGGTTGAGCTTCCTACTAAGACTATGAGAATGGAGAATTCTTTTGCGACTAATGGGCCACCTCGCCGCCCTTTTAGGCTTTGGACTGATATTCCCATTGAGGAGAGGGTACATGTTCAGGGGATTCCGGGTGGTGATCCCGGATTGTTTAGTGGGTTGTCGTCCGTTTTTACTCCTGAGTTGTGGAAATGTACCGGGTGTGTGCCCAAGAAGTTTAATTTTCAGTATAGGGAGTTTCCTTGTTGGGATGAGAAGAACGAGGGTGATTCTAGGATTGAGGATGAAAATGAAAATCCTGTTGATAAGGGGGCTGGGGTCTTGTTCTCCTTGTCGAAAGAGAGAGTTTTGGCTACTGCACCTGTTACAGCTTTCATTGGCTTGAGAGGCAGGGGTGAGGAAGGTGGTGGGGATAGGAAGGCCCCTTTGAAGGAGATGAAGAAGTGGGAGAGTGAGGAATTTGATGCTAGACGTGTGCAGAATGGTGCGAAGAAGGAGAGGAGCTTACTTCGACCTGTTGTAGTACAAGCCAATAAGCGGAAGAAAGAAGATTTGGGGCCATCTAAAGATCGGAACGGGAAGAAGAAAGTTAGAATTTCTGAGAAAGAGGCAGATGCAAGGAAGAGAGGCTCACATTCTTCTAAAACAG CGTTTACACCCACAAGTGATGCAAAACAATTGGAATTTTATGAAGACAGAGGTCCGAAGTTTATTAAAGATGAAAGTAAGAGTATTAAGAACAAGAATTTGAAGGTTTCTGTGGTTCCAGAGCATGTACCTGATGGTAATCTTGCAGTAGACAATAATGTGGAACAGCTCAAGAACAACTTAGCTACTATTGCTCACTCTTCAGAAGCCTTACCTTCTGACTTTCCTAGGTGTGTGTCCTCTGCTGGAGCTGGTCTCAAGGGAGAAAAAGATAGCGATCAAGTACCTATAGCAGTGGAGAGCTCTCCAAAAATTGTTGATGGTGTTgcatcattgttagaaagcaatGTGGCTGGTGTTCCGATTAAAGAGGAG GGAGCTAGTGGGTCAAATGATAACATAGAAAATAGTGCAGAAGTTTCTGCTAGAAACGATGTGAAGCCACCTATTGAAGATCTGGCTAGCAGCGCACCAGAAATTAAAGACGATCAGATTCTTCAAGATTTTAACAGTGATGCGTCACTGAGCTCTGTTCAGCCAAATGTTAAAgtgaaaaatgaagaagatgatgagaaTTCTAGGGGTCTTTCGAATACACGTTCTTCTCCTCTAGGTGATGCAAAAGAGACAGGGATATCTTCTGAGCAAATGtctgaaaattctaaaatgACTGATGCAGTGGTAACCAGTTCACAATCCAGAGACCATAAGGCACAAGATGCTGAAAGAAGTTTAGATGGACTTATTGATCACCATACAGATAAATTTGATGAATTGTCTGGTGGTCCTTGTCAGCTTAAACGAGAATTGGTGGGCTCAGAAGGTTCTGCAGCTGCAAAAAATATTCCTTTGGATGCCAAACATGGATTGGTGTCTGCTGAAGAGCGTCCGAGATCTGGTGGAGCTATCTTAAATGCTCCAGTGCTATCCAACCAGCGTAAAATGGTTGTATGTGTTGGAAAATCTTCTTCCACCTCATCCACCATCATGATTTCCAAACCATCCTCTACCGACGACTCCAAACCTGTGGATGCTCAGAATCTCAATCCTATCACCAAGCAACGAGTAACGCCTGACTCCAATCTTAGCAATAAGAAAGATCGTGCTTTAAGTGATGTGGTCAAGGATGAAGAAAAGGATGACTTGCCTAGGAATGCAGAAAAAGAGCGTCCAAAATCTTCTGAAAATTCTGCTTTAAAAGCATCGCACTCTAGCAGGGTTTCACATGATTCTGTTCCAAAGCGAACTGTATCAGATTCTAAAGATAACTCATCTTCTAAAGATAAAGTGTCTTCAGCACAGAATATTTCTGCTGCTACAGGCCCAGGTGAGCCAGCTGTATCGCTGCATCAGCAGAAGTCTTTACATGCACAAAATAAGACTCACTCTTCAGGTCTACCTCAAAGAGGTGAGAAGTTTAACCAGGCAAATTTCCAGCTGTCATCTAAGATGAATCAAAATCATGGACCTTCCACGCATCCTCCACCTTCAAATTCTCCTGCAATTCTCAGTGATGAAGAG CTTGCTTTACTTTTGCATCAACAACTAAATAGTTCTCCTAGAGTACCTCGTGTGCCACGAATGCGCCATGCGGGTACCTTACCTCAGTTGTCATCTTCAAGTGCGACAAGCATCCTAATAAAGCGCTCATCTAGTTCTGCAGGAAAAGATCATAATTTG GTTTCTAGAAGAAAATACAAAGACGCATCCAAAGATGGGTTCCGCAGTTCTCGTGAGCATGATGATGAAGCTAAAAGGACGGACAGAGTGCCATCTTCTTCTGATCAGAGGAGACAAGACATGGTACACACAGCAGATGCTTCCACCAAGAGTGAGGAAAATGGATCCCCAACGGTGTTCCATTCTGTTAAGAAGAATATCCCTCCTGCTTCCACAGCAACTACAAACAGTGGCCCGTCTTCCTCTACCGAAGCTAATGAACGTAATTTGTCATCTATACGCAATTCACCCAGGAATACCTCTGATGATGATACAGGAGCAGATGGGGTTCCTGTTCATCGCACTTTACCTG GCTTGATCAATGAGATTATGAGCAAAGGCAGGCGCATGACTTATGAGGAACTCTGTAATGCAGTCCTCCCA CACTGGCATAACTTGAGGAAGCATAATGGAGAGCGTTATGCATATTCAAGTCATTCTCAGGCTGTTCTTGATTGCCTGAGGAACCGTCATGAGTGGGCTCGGTTGGTTGACCGTGGTCCCAAG ACAAATTCAAGTAGAAAAAAGCGGAAGTCTGATGCGGATGAATCAGAGGATAACGAATATGGCAAAAGCAGGACGGCAAAGGAGGTAGATGGTAAGAGCCTGGACTCACAAAGGGAAGAGTATCCCAAGGGCAAGCGGAAAGCACGAAAACGCAGGCGATTGGCCCTCCAGGGGAGGGGAATAAAGGATATTAGAAAGACAAGGAAGGCTGATATGATCTCCGATGAGGATGTTGGACAATTTTCTGATTCTAGTGAAGAGAGCACATTCAGTGAGGATGAGATTCAGGGAGGTGGATCATGTCCATTAGGAAGTGAGGCCTCTGCTAGTTTAGATGAGACAGGGTAA
- the LOC142620065 gene encoding uncharacterized protein LOC142620065 isoform X2 translates to MTGRSQRCKSTDPPDDWVDESWTVDCVCGVNFDDGEEMVNCDECGVWVHTRCSRYVKGDDIFVCDKCKIKNNRNVSEETEVAQLLVELPTKTMRMENSFATNGPPRRPFRLWTDIPIEERVHVQGIPGGDPGLFSGLSSVFTPELWKCTGCVPKKFNFQYREFPCWDEKNEGDSRIEDENENPVDKGAGVLFSLSKERVLATAPVTAFIGLRGRGEEGGGDRKAPLKEMKKWESEEFDARRVQNGAKKERSLLRPVVVQANKRKKEDLGPSKDRNGKKKVRISEKEADARKRGSHSSKTDRGPKFIKDESKSIKNKNLKVSVVPEHVPDGNLAVDNNVEQLKNNLATIAHSSEALPSDFPRCVSSAGAGLKGEKDSDQVPIAVESSPKIVDGVASLLESNVAGVPIKEEGASGSNDNIENSAEVSARNDVKPPIEDLASSAPEIKDDQILQDFNSDASLSSVQPNVKVKNEEDDENSRGLSNTRSSPLGDAKETGISSEQMSENSKMTDAVVTSSQSRDHKAQDAERSLDGLIDHHTDKFDELSGGPCQLKRELVGSEGSAAAKNIPLDAKHGLVSAEERPRSGGAILNAPVLSNQRKMVVCVGKSSSTSSTIMISKPSSTDDSKPVDAQNLNPITKQRVTPDSNLSNKKDRALSDVVKDEEKDDLPRNAEKERPKSSENSALKASHSSRVSHDSVPKRTVSDSKDNSSSKDKVSSAQNISAATGPGEPAVSLHQQKSLHAQNKTHSSGLPQRGEKFNQANFQLSSKMNQNHGPSTHPPPSNSPAILSDEELALLLHQQLNSSPRVPRVPRMRHAGTLPQLSSSSATSILIKRSSSSAGKDHNLVSRRKYKDASKDGFRSSREHDDEAKRTDRVPSSSDQRRQDMVHTADASTKSEENGSPTVFHSVKKNIPPASTATTNSGPSSSTEANERNLSSIRNSPRNTSDDDTGADGVPVHRTLPGLINEIMSKGRRMTYEELCNAVLPHWHNLRKHNGERYAYSSHSQAVLDCLRNRHEWARLVDRGPKTNSSRKKRKSDADESEDNEYGKSRTAKEVDGKSLDSQREEYPKGKRKARKRRRLALQGRGIKDIRKTRKADMISDEDVGQFSDSSEESTFSEDEIQGGGSCPLGSEASASLDETG, encoded by the exons ATGACGGGTCGGTCACAGCGGTGTAAGAGTACGGACCCACCGGACGATTGGGTTGACGAGTCATGGACTGTAGATTGTGTGTGCGGTGTCAATTTCGACGACGGGGAGGAGATGGTGAATTGTGATGAGTGTGGCGTGTGGGTGCACACGCGGTGCTCGCGGTATGTGAAGGGGgatgatatatttgtgtgtgaTAAATGTAAGATTAAGAATAATAGGAATGTTAGCGAGGAGACTGAGGTTGCTCAGTTGTTGGTTGAGCTTCCTACTAAGACTATGAGAATGGAGAATTCTTTTGCGACTAATGGGCCACCTCGCCGCCCTTTTAGGCTTTGGACTGATATTCCCATTGAGGAGAGGGTACATGTTCAGGGGATTCCGGGTGGTGATCCCGGATTGTTTAGTGGGTTGTCGTCCGTTTTTACTCCTGAGTTGTGGAAATGTACCGGGTGTGTGCCCAAGAAGTTTAATTTTCAGTATAGGGAGTTTCCTTGTTGGGATGAGAAGAACGAGGGTGATTCTAGGATTGAGGATGAAAATGAAAATCCTGTTGATAAGGGGGCTGGGGTCTTGTTCTCCTTGTCGAAAGAGAGAGTTTTGGCTACTGCACCTGTTACAGCTTTCATTGGCTTGAGAGGCAGGGGTGAGGAAGGTGGTGGGGATAGGAAGGCCCCTTTGAAGGAGATGAAGAAGTGGGAGAGTGAGGAATTTGATGCTAGACGTGTGCAGAATGGTGCGAAGAAGGAGAGGAGCTTACTTCGACCTGTTGTAGTACAAGCCAATAAGCGGAAGAAAGAAGATTTGGGGCCATCTAAAGATCGGAACGGGAAGAAGAAAGTTAGAATTTCTGAGAAAGAGGCAGATGCAAGGAAGAGAGGCTCACATTCTTCTAAAACAG ACAGAGGTCCGAAGTTTATTAAAGATGAAAGTAAGAGTATTAAGAACAAGAATTTGAAGGTTTCTGTGGTTCCAGAGCATGTACCTGATGGTAATCTTGCAGTAGACAATAATGTGGAACAGCTCAAGAACAACTTAGCTACTATTGCTCACTCTTCAGAAGCCTTACCTTCTGACTTTCCTAGGTGTGTGTCCTCTGCTGGAGCTGGTCTCAAGGGAGAAAAAGATAGCGATCAAGTACCTATAGCAGTGGAGAGCTCTCCAAAAATTGTTGATGGTGTTgcatcattgttagaaagcaatGTGGCTGGTGTTCCGATTAAAGAGGAG GGAGCTAGTGGGTCAAATGATAACATAGAAAATAGTGCAGAAGTTTCTGCTAGAAACGATGTGAAGCCACCTATTGAAGATCTGGCTAGCAGCGCACCAGAAATTAAAGACGATCAGATTCTTCAAGATTTTAACAGTGATGCGTCACTGAGCTCTGTTCAGCCAAATGTTAAAgtgaaaaatgaagaagatgatgagaaTTCTAGGGGTCTTTCGAATACACGTTCTTCTCCTCTAGGTGATGCAAAAGAGACAGGGATATCTTCTGAGCAAATGtctgaaaattctaaaatgACTGATGCAGTGGTAACCAGTTCACAATCCAGAGACCATAAGGCACAAGATGCTGAAAGAAGTTTAGATGGACTTATTGATCACCATACAGATAAATTTGATGAATTGTCTGGTGGTCCTTGTCAGCTTAAACGAGAATTGGTGGGCTCAGAAGGTTCTGCAGCTGCAAAAAATATTCCTTTGGATGCCAAACATGGATTGGTGTCTGCTGAAGAGCGTCCGAGATCTGGTGGAGCTATCTTAAATGCTCCAGTGCTATCCAACCAGCGTAAAATGGTTGTATGTGTTGGAAAATCTTCTTCCACCTCATCCACCATCATGATTTCCAAACCATCCTCTACCGACGACTCCAAACCTGTGGATGCTCAGAATCTCAATCCTATCACCAAGCAACGAGTAACGCCTGACTCCAATCTTAGCAATAAGAAAGATCGTGCTTTAAGTGATGTGGTCAAGGATGAAGAAAAGGATGACTTGCCTAGGAATGCAGAAAAAGAGCGTCCAAAATCTTCTGAAAATTCTGCTTTAAAAGCATCGCACTCTAGCAGGGTTTCACATGATTCTGTTCCAAAGCGAACTGTATCAGATTCTAAAGATAACTCATCTTCTAAAGATAAAGTGTCTTCAGCACAGAATATTTCTGCTGCTACAGGCCCAGGTGAGCCAGCTGTATCGCTGCATCAGCAGAAGTCTTTACATGCACAAAATAAGACTCACTCTTCAGGTCTACCTCAAAGAGGTGAGAAGTTTAACCAGGCAAATTTCCAGCTGTCATCTAAGATGAATCAAAATCATGGACCTTCCACGCATCCTCCACCTTCAAATTCTCCTGCAATTCTCAGTGATGAAGAG CTTGCTTTACTTTTGCATCAACAACTAAATAGTTCTCCTAGAGTACCTCGTGTGCCACGAATGCGCCATGCGGGTACCTTACCTCAGTTGTCATCTTCAAGTGCGACAAGCATCCTAATAAAGCGCTCATCTAGTTCTGCAGGAAAAGATCATAATTTG GTTTCTAGAAGAAAATACAAAGACGCATCCAAAGATGGGTTCCGCAGTTCTCGTGAGCATGATGATGAAGCTAAAAGGACGGACAGAGTGCCATCTTCTTCTGATCAGAGGAGACAAGACATGGTACACACAGCAGATGCTTCCACCAAGAGTGAGGAAAATGGATCCCCAACGGTGTTCCATTCTGTTAAGAAGAATATCCCTCCTGCTTCCACAGCAACTACAAACAGTGGCCCGTCTTCCTCTACCGAAGCTAATGAACGTAATTTGTCATCTATACGCAATTCACCCAGGAATACCTCTGATGATGATACAGGAGCAGATGGGGTTCCTGTTCATCGCACTTTACCTG GCTTGATCAATGAGATTATGAGCAAAGGCAGGCGCATGACTTATGAGGAACTCTGTAATGCAGTCCTCCCA CACTGGCATAACTTGAGGAAGCATAATGGAGAGCGTTATGCATATTCAAGTCATTCTCAGGCTGTTCTTGATTGCCTGAGGAACCGTCATGAGTGGGCTCGGTTGGTTGACCGTGGTCCCAAG ACAAATTCAAGTAGAAAAAAGCGGAAGTCTGATGCGGATGAATCAGAGGATAACGAATATGGCAAAAGCAGGACGGCAAAGGAGGTAGATGGTAAGAGCCTGGACTCACAAAGGGAAGAGTATCCCAAGGGCAAGCGGAAAGCACGAAAACGCAGGCGATTGGCCCTCCAGGGGAGGGGAATAAAGGATATTAGAAAGACAAGGAAGGCTGATATGATCTCCGATGAGGATGTTGGACAATTTTCTGATTCTAGTGAAGAGAGCACATTCAGTGAGGATGAGATTCAGGGAGGTGGATCATGTCCATTAGGAAGTGAGGCCTCTGCTAGTTTAGATGAGACAGGGTAA